A single region of the Hyphomonas adhaerens MHS-3 genome encodes:
- a CDS encoding carboxylesterase/lipase family protein — protein sequence MKRLSIILFFLLIAAGVWGWFKLTAPAKPLELAEPLRINQGLVLGGIDASNSDIHVYNGIPYASARRWAAPVAPPQWGAMPRDVRSYGAECIQARKGMDGFVSGILDGAGLPWWKRFAAKKYMATLPAPAEAEDCLFINVRTSNVGSETPLPVMVWIHGGSHQAGSGSSEFYQANALVENGVVLVTFNYRLGPFGYLAHPALTEEAGTSGNYGLLDQVAALRWVRDNIRSFGGDPDNVTIFGESAGAQSVSELMATPIADGLYHKAILESGSSSYNAHYLDKAPLPGSRSSEAVGEEFLSTFVDKTATAAELRSIPAASIVTRAEQRKDLVGYFLPTVDGKVLPDTIGSTIRSGDIPKVPVLAGYNADEGSLFYDGFQSPTVLARNITGSLEEREQRLAEVFGENPAKALEALYGMDELASWDEGAADMLGDDMFGVHMRFLGKANATSGHPTWMYFFTRATPTRSQTIGAYHGSEIPFVFGSASSLLPMSDKDEKLAETMQAYWTNFARTSDPNGPGLPEWPAYDANEDEWQVLDHEILTVAGVRARKLDILEEHLIDRIDAVGRATSAQAPYEATLMTTVPKSDDE from the coding sequence ATGAAACGCCTTAGTATCATTCTGTTTTTTCTGCTGATTGCGGCAGGCGTGTGGGGGTGGTTCAAACTCACCGCCCCGGCAAAGCCGCTGGAATTGGCAGAGCCTTTGAGAATTAATCAAGGCCTGGTCCTCGGCGGCATCGACGCCAGCAATTCCGATATTCATGTCTACAATGGCATCCCCTATGCCTCCGCGCGCCGCTGGGCGGCGCCGGTAGCCCCTCCGCAGTGGGGCGCCATGCCACGCGACGTGCGGTCCTATGGTGCGGAATGCATTCAGGCCCGAAAAGGCATGGACGGTTTCGTGAGCGGTATCCTTGATGGTGCGGGCCTGCCTTGGTGGAAACGTTTCGCCGCGAAGAAATACATGGCCACCCTGCCCGCCCCGGCAGAAGCTGAAGACTGCCTGTTCATCAATGTCCGCACATCAAATGTTGGCAGCGAAACCCCGCTGCCGGTCATGGTTTGGATTCACGGCGGCAGCCACCAGGCGGGCTCTGGCTCTTCGGAATTCTACCAGGCGAACGCCCTGGTCGAAAATGGCGTCGTGCTGGTCACGTTCAATTACCGGCTGGGCCCCTTCGGATACCTGGCACATCCTGCCCTGACCGAGGAAGCCGGCACTTCAGGCAATTACGGCCTTCTGGACCAGGTCGCCGCCCTCCGCTGGGTGCGCGACAATATCCGCTCCTTTGGGGGTGACCCGGACAATGTCACCATTTTCGGCGAGAGCGCCGGCGCCCAGTCCGTCAGTGAGCTGATGGCGACGCCGATTGCCGACGGGCTTTACCACAAAGCCATCCTCGAAAGCGGCAGTAGCAGCTACAACGCCCATTATCTCGACAAAGCGCCCCTGCCCGGATCGCGCAGCTCTGAGGCGGTCGGCGAAGAATTCCTCAGCACATTTGTCGACAAGACGGCCACTGCCGCAGAGCTTCGCTCTATCCCGGCAGCATCCATCGTCACCCGCGCCGAGCAGCGCAAAGACCTTGTCGGTTACTTCCTGCCAACCGTTGACGGCAAGGTCCTGCCCGACACGATCGGGAGCACGATCCGTTCCGGCGACATACCGAAGGTTCCTGTTCTCGCAGGCTACAACGCAGACGAAGGCAGCCTGTTCTATGACGGGTTCCAATCCCCCACAGTGCTGGCACGCAATATCACCGGATCTCTGGAAGAACGCGAACAGCGCCTGGCTGAAGTGTTCGGTGAAAATCCAGCAAAGGCGCTTGAAGCGCTGTACGGCATGGACGAGCTGGCCAGCTGGGATGAAGGGGCGGCCGACATGCTGGGCGACGACATGTTCGGTGTTCACATGCGCTTCCTGGGCAAAGCCAATGCCACATCCGGCCATCCGACATGGATGTACTTCTTCACACGCGCAACGCCGACACGTTCCCAAACGATTGGCGCGTACCACGGATCTGAAATCCCCTTCGTATTCGGGTCGGCTTCGTCGCTGCTACCGATGTCCGACAAGGACGAGAAGCTGGCCGAAACGATGCAGGCCTATTGGACCAACTTCGCGCGGACCAGCGATCCGAACGGGCCCGGCCTGCCGGAATGGCCCGCCTACGATGCCAACGAGGACGAGTGGCAGGTTCTGGATCATGAAATCCTCACCGTCGCCGGCGTGCGCGCTCGAAAGCTGGATATCCTGGAAGAGCACCTGATCGACCGGATCGATGCCGTTGGCCGGGCGACCTCCGCACAGGCGCCGTATGAAGCGACCCTGATGACGACGGTCCCGAAGTCAGACGACGAGTAG
- a CDS encoding DUF1330 domain-containing protein codes for MPAFQPTADQFRAFRDDPFDGPIAQVNILKFRVKAAYQPEDPEFGKDEPGGVAYQRYADAFGVAAAEVGGRCLMMGEVERYFIGDGDWDAVMVMFFPDRKAFIATLNHPDYNSMARHREAGLLCQELLTTRPIRAEGVL; via the coding sequence ATGCCAGCCTTCCAGCCCACTGCCGACCAGTTCCGCGCATTTCGTGACGACCCGTTCGACGGCCCCATCGCGCAGGTGAATATCCTGAAATTCCGCGTGAAAGCGGCATACCAGCCGGAAGACCCGGAGTTCGGCAAGGATGAACCTGGCGGCGTGGCGTACCAACGCTATGCGGATGCCTTTGGCGTTGCCGCGGCCGAAGTTGGCGGACGCTGCCTGATGATGGGCGAAGTCGAACGCTATTTCATAGGCGATGGTGACTGGGATGCCGTCATGGTGATGTTTTTCCCTGACCGCAAAGCATTTATCGCAACCCTGAACCATCCGGACTACAATTCCATGGCCCGTCACAGGGAAGCTGGCCTGCTATGCCAGGAACTGCTGACCACGCGCCCAATCCGTGCAGAAGGAGTCCTGTAG
- a CDS encoding NUDIX hydrolase, translating to MKPWTILSSKQVMRDRFMGLRTDRCVRDDGHIVEAYHVTELTDWVTVIPLTDAGNIVLVREYRHAAGVFTLGLPGGVSDPGEQDWPAVGARELREETGYSTREMHHVGTCYPNPATQNNRLHYYLALGCHLTGTQSLDPNEEIEVLEMPYTEFLNYGTLEVQHALHAAALFYAEIFLRRHPELRPHKK from the coding sequence ATGAAGCCCTGGACCATTCTTTCATCCAAGCAGGTCATGCGGGACCGCTTCATGGGCCTGCGCACCGATCGATGTGTCCGCGATGACGGGCATATCGTTGAAGCCTATCACGTCACGGAATTAACTGACTGGGTGACGGTCATTCCGCTGACGGATGCAGGCAACATCGTTCTGGTCCGGGAATACAGGCATGCGGCTGGCGTATTCACGCTTGGCCTGCCGGGCGGTGTCTCAGACCCGGGCGAACAAGACTGGCCTGCTGTTGGGGCGCGCGAATTGCGGGAGGAAACGGGATACTCAACCCGTGAAATGCACCATGTCGGCACATGTTACCCCAATCCGGCGACGCAGAATAACCGCCTGCATTACTATCTCGCGCTTGGCTGCCACCTGACCGGCACACAATCCCTCGACCCGAATGAGGAAATCGAAGTTCTTGAAATGCCGTATACTGAATTCCTGAACTACGGCACACTCGAAGTTCAGCATGCGCTTCACGCGGCAGCCCTGTTCTATGCCGAAATCTTCCTGAGACGGCATCCAGAGCTGCGCCCGCACAAGAAATGA